The proteins below are encoded in one region of Belonocnema kinseyi isolate 2016_QV_RU_SX_M_011 chromosome 5, B_treatae_v1, whole genome shotgun sequence:
- the LOC117173589 gene encoding uncharacterized protein LOC117173589 — MTTAVLKVQNNLGNCFMGRALLDSCSTVNLITENFAKSLNIPKQTCSIHVGDINGLSTLSRHYIKATFSSTCNKFKQELNFLTVTRIAELVPNETFPRHLFDIPKNLQLTDPQFYVPKSVDILLAAGTTLSLLSIGQIKLRCQESQTILQKTTLGWIVAGGSDVLVTSAMASCNVAKLDKLIERFWAIGDFDHEPLKSRDDVACEQHFVHNTLRDDTGRYIVRLPFRDSKFQVGESRNQALKRLYAIEKKFESNSQLKSENHQVLNQYIALNHMTLRDDIKEGCYLSHHAVIKTASETTKVRVVFDASAKTSTGISLNEVLLVGPTIQNAIIEQVLRFRTHTYVITAEIEMYWQVLVYPDDRKF, encoded by the coding sequence ATGACAACTGCAGTTTTGAAGGTTCAAAATAACCTAGGGAATTGTTTCATGGGAAGGGCGCTATTAGATTCCTGTTCCACAGTaaatttaataactgaaaattttgcaaaGTCACTTAACATTCCCAAACAAACTTGTTCGATTCACGTTGGGGACATCAACGGTTTAAGTACGTTATCCAGACATTACATTAAAGCTACTTTTTCTTCCACTTGTAACAAGTTCAAAcaggaattgaattttctaacagtgACAAGAATAGCGGAGCTCGTACCCAATGAAACATTCCCACGACATTTGTTCGATATTCCCAAAAATTTACAACTGACCGATCCGCAGTTTTACGTACCCAAGTCTGTCGACATCTTGTTGGCAGCAGGTACTACCTTGTCCCTGTTGTCGATCGGTCAAATCAAACTTAGGTGTCAGGAGTCTCAAACCATTCTGCAAAAAACTACGTTAGGTTGGATAGTGGCCGGAGGATCAGATGTCCTCGTAACATCTGCAATGGCTTCTTGCAATGTTGCAAAGTTAGACAAACTCATTGAGCGATTTTGGGCAATTGGAGACTTCGACCACGAACCTTTGAAGTCTCGCGATGACGTGGCTTGTGAACAACATTTCGTTCATAACACTCTACGTGACGACACCGGTAGATACATCGTACGACTCCCTTTTCGAGACAGCAAATTTCAGGTCGGTGAATCCAGAAATCAAGCTTTGAAGCGTCTCTACGCGATAGAGAAAAAATTCGAGTCCAATTCACAGTTAAAGTCGGAGAATCACCAGGTACTCAATCAGTACATTGCGTTAAACCATATGACTTTGCGTGACGACATCAAGGAGGGATGTTATCTGTCTCATCACGCTGTGATTAAAACAGCTAGCGAGACTACTAAGGTTCGGGTGGTGTTTGATGCGTCCGCAAAAACGTCGACAGGAATTTCTCTCAATGAGGTTCTATTGGTAGGTCCTACGATTCAAAATGCAATCATTGAACAGGTTCTCAGATTTCGAACACATACGTATGTGATAACCGCCGAGATCGAGATGTACTGGCAGGTCCTTGTCTATCCGGACgaccgaaaattttaa